The DNA region GCGAGTCCGCCCTCCCACACTTTGAGGATCTCGATGGGATTGGCCAGGTAATATTCAGGCTCATAAAACAGGCAATGCCCCAGCCTGGCGCCAACCACGGTTGCAATCAACATCCATGTGCTCAGCTCGTCGAGCACCTCCTGCCTGATGCCTTCGCGCCGGAACATGCGCTGGACAATGTAATAACCCACTATGAATGAGGCTGCAAACAACAAACCATACCAGCGCACTTCGCGACCACCCAGCAAGGGCAGCCATTCGGGAAAGTGAAACATGGCCGGACTTACGTCCCAAACTATATGCAACAACATAAGCAAGATTTTCTGCAAAAGTAGAAAGAATACCACGCGACGCTCTGCCCGACATCAAGCTTAATAAAAGCTTAGCCGGGAACCCAACCCCTTTTACTTATGTGCTAAAGTTTCTGAAATTCGAAGGTCGGATAGCCTTTTTCGCCCTGATTGTTGTAGAAGCCAATAAACCGCAGCTTGTAGTAAAAGCCACGGCTGTCGCGGATCAGATAAACTTTTTCGGGCATGGGCTCATAATACACATTGCCGCTCGACACATCGCCCAGCACTTTTTTCCAGTCGAATCCTATCACATCGCTCTTTTTTAGGTAATTAGCTGCAGTAGCACGCTGAAAGTCGATGGCATCAAAGTCGGGCTCAATCATCTGCACAGCTTCGGTTTCATAAGGATTAAGCAAGACTCCGGTCACCAGGTATGGATAAGCCTCGCCGGTATTGGTGAAGAGTAGGGTGGTGTATTGCGTAAACAGGAGGTCGTAACTGTCCTTGGGTGGCTCAGGATACACCTGCTGATGCTTCGCAAGAGAGTAATAGGCAAAGTTGCGGCCTTGCTGCTTTTCGACCACAGCCTGCCGGAGACCGCTTCCATTGAGATTGGCATAGGTGAAGTAATACTTTCGGCCTACCAGGCTGTCGAAAGTTATCTTGACTCTGCCCAGCGGATTGCCGTCGGCATTGATTCCGCGGTCGAACACATACACCTCGCGTGCGTAGGTGGTGTCGTTTCCCGAAATGGTGATCCAGTTGCGGAGCACCGTGCTGTCGGGATTGCCGCTCGAGGGGTCGAAGCGCATCTGGAGGCCGGTGGCACTGGTTACCTCTGAAAGCTGATACTTTCCGGTAGGTGCCAGCATGGCGAAATTGGCCGTGTTTGGCCGGATCAACACACCGGTGGGATGCGACTCGAACATCAGGTCGAATTCGGTACGCTCGTTGGTGGCTACCACAAGCTTGTTGTTCAAGCTGTAATACACCTGATATTTATAGTTTTGGGTCATGGCAATGGTAGCCGTGATTTTGTCGCCCCTGTCGTGTGGTGCAATGCGCTCATCTTCCTTAAAGCAACTGCTTAATAAGGGCAACAGGCTAAAAATCAGTGCAATATTCGAAATGGTCTTCAGCATGTCAAAATTTGTCGAGGTTTGCATTCAGCCGCACAAACCAGGTTCGTCCCCAGCCCACAGGCGAGCTGCCGCCTCCGCCCCCGCTGTGTATGCCTCCGCCCCCGCTGTCGCCCACCACACCGATATTGGTGTTGTTGAACAGATTTTTCGCGCCAAGCTGCACGGTAAGTCGCCTTGCAAAAAAGGCCCGGGAGGCATTGAGGTCGAGGGTGTGATAGGCCTTCATGATGGTTCTGAATATCGTACCATCCTGAGCTACAAACACTTCCGGGTAGTCGCCATTGTATTTGTAATACAGTCCGAAGCGCGTGTCAGTTTTTTGCCAGGTGTAGCTGGCCTGGGCAATCACATCGGTGCTGTACACCATATCTGTTTCCGGCAGGTTGAGCTGCACCTGCTGACGTCCAGTTTGTCCGACCCCGAATTTGAGTTCCAGCCACGGATAGAGGCGGTTGTTAAACTGCAGCTGATAGCCCTGCGAGATCATCTTGTCGAGGTTCACATAGGTGTAGAGCTGGTCGGCGGTGTTGAGGGCAGCGAGGGTGATGCTGTTGTTGATCACATTGCGAAACAGGCTGGCTTCGAGGCCATAGTCGTAGGTAGGTTTTTCGTGGTGATAGCGCAGTGCGAGGTTGTAGTTTTGCGAGCTTTCGGCTTTGAGGTTTTCGTTGCCACGGATGTTGTGGTTTACGTCCACAAACTCCAGGTACAGCTCCTTGAGCGAGGGCGCCCTGAAGCCTTTGGCGGCCGAGGCGCGCAGGCTAAGGCTTTCGCTCAGGTCATATTTTGCGTTGAGCGAATACACCAGCGGCGCTTTGTACCGCGTATTATAGCTGTAGCGCGCTCCGGGTTGCAGCATCAAACGCGGGCCGGGTTGCAGTTTAAGGCTGAGAAATGTGGCGTAGTCGCCAATTTGCTGGTTCCTGCCCAGGATACGCCGGCCAACTCCCTGTTCTAGATTGAGGTCGATTCCCAGCTGGTAGTTGAACCAGCTGCCCATGTCGCTTTTGCTGAATTCGCTGCGCAGCAGCCACTGGTCGAAGCGTGAGGTGTCCTGATCGAACACATTGCTGGTCAGCACTTTTTCGAGGGTGGTCAGGTCTTTGAACCAGGTATTTTTGCGACGGTCGTAGTAGGCATACGAGCCTAGTACGTTCAGGTAGCGGTTGCTCCGTACTTTTTGGTTCAGGTCGAAGCGGGTGGTGAGGCGGTTGGTGGTGAAATCGCTGTCGAAAGCAGTTTCGAAATAGGGTTTGAGCAGGTTTCCTTTATCGCGCAGGAGCTCGTTGAAATAGGATACGTTGAGCCGTGCACGGGTACCCTGATGGGCATAAGCGGCCGAGAGGTCGGCATTGTACTGGCGTTTAGGTTTCCAGCGCTTGGAGCGGGTGGTGTCCACCGGACTGTAGCCTCCGAAGAAATTGCGGGCGCCTGCAGCCGACATCGTCCAGCGGTTTCGCGACATGGTACTGCTGGCATTGAAATTATATACGCCCACCGATTCATAATAGGCTTCGGCACGGTTGTTCCAGCGGGCATTGGCCTGGTCGCGGGTCAGGATGTTGATCACACCTGCCAGGGCATTGCTGCCATAGATCACCGACATGGGACCTTCGATAATCTCAATCTGCTTCACGTTGTAGAGGTTGAGCTGGCTCAGGTCGATGTTGCCATTCATGCGGCCGATCACCGGAACGCCATCAATCAGAAATTTAATGTGCTCACCTCCAAGGCCTTGCAGAGTGATCTTTGAGCCAAGCGCGCCATCCACCATGCCGCGAATGTTCAGCTCGCCCGTCATCAGTTCACTCAGGTTGTTCGAGGCCCGCTGCTCAATGTGTCTGGCACCTATCACTTTGACCCTGAAAATGGACTTGTCCACGGGCTGGGGGGAATACTGACCGGTGACCACCACCTCATCCATATTGAAGACCTGTGGTTGCAAACTCAGCTGTTTTTTCTCGCCAGGCCTGAGGGTATCGGTGAGCAGGTGATAGCCCAGGGCCGACACCTGCACCAAACCGGCGGATTGCACGGCGATTCTGGCATGACCATCAACGTCAGAAACCGCGGCCAGATTCTGGCGGCCGTCGAACGACCTGAAATTGATGTGCGCAAACGAAACAGCTTCGCGCGAGCGGGCATCGCGCAGGCTGAGATGCGCCTCTTGTCCGGCCAGCCAGATCGGGCCGGACAAGAGCAAAAAGACCGCAAATGTCTTACTGAGTTTGCGCATCATATGATTTACCTGTTAATCAAAAGCTTCTGACGTGATGTTCCAGCGTCTCCGACAACTTCTACTACGTAGGCTCCTGGTTTGAAGGCGCTTATGTCAACCGAGGACCTGCCGTTCAAAGCATTTCCGTCCTGCGATAGTACAAGACGACCTCCAATATCAAAAATCCTGAGTTGTTGCAGGTTGCCTTGTTTCATTCTGATATTTAGTTCATTGACAGCAGGATTGGGGTAGAGGCTAAAGAATTCCTGCTGGCTGATTTCGTTCTGGCCGACCAGCGACAGCACTTTTTTGGTCAGACCGGTGCGGCCTGTGCTTGTTCCACTGAAATAGTTGAAGGTGAGCTTGTGGATGTTGCCGTTGCGATCTTTCACGAAATATGCCAGCGAATCGGTGATCTGCCACTGGAAAAGCGCCATGTTGAAATTCTTCCAGTCGTGCCCGATGGTGGTGCGACTTTCCGAAAATGGCTTGGAGGTCCAGTCTTCAAAAGTCGGAGGCACAGGGTGATGTTTGGCAACCCCGACACCAAGGTTGCTGGTCACACCCACAACCATATAGGGCGAGGGTGCACCGGTGTTGTCATAAACCGTGGCAATATAGCGGCTCCACTGCAGGTCCCAGCTGCCGATCTCCGGTTCGCGGTCAACTAGGGCATTATTTACCAGTGAGTAGTAGATGAACAGCCTGCTGGCCTGGAAGGGGGTGGCATCCACCGAGGCAGTTATTTCTTCTGTGCCATCAATGTTGGCAAATTTGAAATGCCAGGTGTTCTGTGTGGAACGTTTGCGCTGAATCCATAGTTTTTTCAGGCTGCCGTTGGTCAGTTTGATTACAAAAATCGAATCGCCCACCACATCGTGGTTGATCATGTTGTACACCCCCCATCCATAATCCGGATGCCCGAGCGCGTTGCGGTTGAATGCGCCATCTTCCCAGAGGGTATCGGAATTGTACATCTTTGGCCAGTCGGCCATGCCTGAAATATCCACATTATTCCATGCCGAAGTGTCGCCCAGCGGGTAAGTATAAAGCTCGGCTCCGGCACCTTCGTTAAGCAGGATGCCAGCCGACCAGCGGGTGGTGTAAAAGGCGATGTCCCAGTTGTTGCGGGGTTCTACTTTGACAACACCATTTTGCA from Bacteroidota bacterium includes:
- a CDS encoding HmuY family protein → MLKTISNIALIFSLLPLLSSCFKEDERIAPHDRGDKITATIAMTQNYKYQVYYSLNNKLVVATNERTEFDLMFESHPTGVLIRPNTANFAMLAPTGKYQLSEVTSATGLQMRFDPSSGNPDSTVLRNWITISGNDTTYAREVYVFDRGINADGNPLGRVKITFDSLVGRKYYFTYANLNGSGLRQAVVEKQQGRNFAYYSLAKHQQVYPEPPKDSYDLLFTQYTTLLFTNTGEAYPYLVTGVLLNPYETEAVQMIEPDFDAIDFQRATAANYLKKSDVIGFDWKKVLGDVSSGNVYYEPMPEKVYLIRDSRGFYYKLRFIGFYNNQGEKGYPTFEFQKL
- a CDS encoding TonB-dependent receptor, producing MMRKLSKTFAVFLLLSGPIWLAGQEAHLSLRDARSREAVSFAHINFRSFDGRQNLAAVSDVDGHARIAVQSAGLVQVSALGYHLLTDTLRPGEKKQLSLQPQVFNMDEVVVTGQYSPQPVDKSIFRVKVIGARHIEQRASNNLSELMTGELNIRGMVDGALGSKITLQGLGGEHIKFLIDGVPVIGRMNGNIDLSQLNLYNVKQIEIIEGPMSVIYGSNALAGVINILTRDQANARWNNRAEAYYESVGVYNFNASSTMSRNRWTMSAAGARNFFGGYSPVDTTRSKRWKPKRQYNADLSAAYAHQGTRARLNVSYFNELLRDKGNLLKPYFETAFDSDFTTNRLTTRFDLNQKVRSNRYLNVLGSYAYYDRRKNTWFKDLTTLEKVLTSNVFDQDTSRFDQWLLRSEFSKSDMGSWFNYQLGIDLNLEQGVGRRILGRNQQIGDYATFLSLKLQPGPRLMLQPGARYSYNTRYKAPLVYSLNAKYDLSESLSLRASAAKGFRAPSLKELYLEFVDVNHNIRGNENLKAESSQNYNLALRYHHEKPTYDYGLEASLFRNVINNSITLAALNTADQLYTYVNLDKMISQGYQLQFNNRLYPWLELKFGVGQTGRQQVQLNLPETDMVYSTDVIAQASYTWQKTDTRFGLYYKYNGDYPEVFVAQDGTIFRTIMKAYHTLDLNASRAFFARRLTVQLGAKNLFNNTNIGVVGDSGGGGIHSGGGGGSSPVGWGRTWFVRLNANLDKF
- a CDS encoding T9SS type A sorting domain-containing protein, which translates into the protein MRKILQALIILIAVTSARLMANPVNDTVTMGPGYANDVFYSMQNGVVKVEPRNNWDIAFYTTRWSAGILLNEGAGAELYTYPLGDTSAWNNVDISGMADWPKMYNSDTLWEDGAFNRNALGHPDYGWGVYNMINHDVVGDSIFVIKLTNGSLKKLWIQRKRSTQNTWHFKFANIDGTEEITASVDATPFQASRLFIYYSLVNNALVDREPEIGSWDLQWSRYIATVYDNTGAPSPYMVVGVTSNLGVGVAKHHPVPPTFEDWTSKPFSESRTTIGHDWKNFNMALFQWQITDSLAYFVKDRNGNIHKLTFNYFSGTSTGRTGLTKKVLSLVGQNEISQQEFFSLYPNPAVNELNIRMKQGNLQQLRIFDIGGRLVLSQDGNALNGRSSVDISAFKPGAYVVEVVGDAGTSRQKLLINR